From a region of the Rhodococcus sp. 4CII genome:
- a CDS encoding RidA family protein, whose amino-acid sequence MTDRRELVPHPAGTERPYARAAVFAGVVWACGQIPTTADGQTPTAIGDQVRVALDNLDATLRASGGGLHTLLKLTVYLADLSEFDDYNAAYLARLDGIALPPRTTVEVARFRGGKRIEIDGVAAVDPRIDKRRA is encoded by the coding sequence GTGACTGATCGGCGTGAACTCGTCCCACACCCGGCCGGCACCGAGCGACCGTACGCACGAGCCGCGGTGTTCGCCGGCGTCGTCTGGGCCTGCGGCCAGATTCCCACCACGGCGGACGGGCAGACCCCGACCGCGATCGGTGATCAGGTCCGGGTCGCCCTCGACAATCTGGACGCGACCCTCCGGGCATCCGGTGGCGGGCTCCACACGCTCCTGAAGCTCACGGTGTACCTGGCCGATCTCTCCGAGTTCGACGACTACAACGCCGCCTATCTCGCCAGGCTGGACGGCATTGCGCTGCCTCCGCGAACGACCGTGGAGGTCGCACGATTCCGCGGCGGCAAGCGGATCGAGATCGACGGGGTCGCGGCGGTCGACCCTCGAATTGATAAGCGCAGAGCATGA
- a CDS encoding MFS transporter — protein sequence MNLDTTVTARSGVTLDSAKLNGFHAKLALFSSGGPFLDGYILSIIGIAMVQIQAQWGMSALWAGLIGSSALIGVFLGGAVFGAVTDRIGRKLMYTIDLIVIIVCSVLQFFAADEMQLFILRLIIGIAVGADYPIATALVTEFAPKAWRAKLVGGLNAMWFVGATAAAFVGYLLLSNPDGWKWMLLSSAVPATLIVVARTSIPESPRWLLSKGRSEEALAVLRKTIGAEATLDDLPDEEGSTSIRGLMRGGYLQRVVFISIFWTCTIVTLFAIYAFGPQILELFNLGSGNLAHIGYGLINLFFLIGNVVAVLLVDRLGRRPILIWGFVLSGLGLLFLAIKPDAGLWVIAFAFAIYALFNGGPSILEWISPNELFPTEVRATAVGLCTGISRIGAAIGTFATPWALSTLGLSATMYIAGVGALVSFLMAPETRGRI from the coding sequence ATGAACCTCGACACCACTGTCACCGCCCGATCTGGCGTCACTCTGGACAGCGCAAAACTCAACGGCTTTCATGCCAAACTCGCCCTCTTCTCCTCGGGCGGCCCCTTCCTCGACGGCTACATCCTCAGCATCATCGGCATCGCGATGGTGCAGATCCAGGCGCAGTGGGGCATGAGCGCACTGTGGGCCGGCCTCATCGGCTCGTCCGCTCTCATCGGGGTCTTCCTCGGTGGTGCCGTGTTCGGTGCGGTGACCGACCGGATCGGCCGCAAGTTGATGTACACCATCGATCTGATCGTCATCATCGTCTGCTCGGTGCTGCAATTCTTCGCGGCGGACGAGATGCAATTGTTCATACTGCGCTTGATCATCGGAATCGCAGTCGGCGCCGACTATCCGATCGCCACGGCGCTGGTGACGGAATTCGCGCCGAAGGCGTGGCGCGCGAAACTCGTCGGCGGTCTGAACGCGATGTGGTTCGTGGGGGCTACCGCCGCCGCATTCGTCGGATACCTCCTGCTCAGCAATCCCGACGGGTGGAAGTGGATGCTGCTCTCCTCGGCGGTTCCCGCCACCTTGATCGTCGTGGCACGCACGAGCATCCCCGAGTCTCCCCGATGGTTGCTGAGCAAGGGGCGTTCCGAGGAGGCCTTGGCAGTGCTGCGCAAGACGATCGGGGCGGAGGCGACGCTGGACGACTTGCCCGACGAGGAAGGAAGTACGTCCATTCGCGGATTGATGCGCGGAGGGTACCTGCAGCGGGTCGTGTTCATTTCGATCTTCTGGACCTGCACGATCGTGACGCTGTTCGCCATCTACGCATTCGGTCCGCAGATCCTCGAACTCTTCAACCTCGGCTCCGGAAATTTGGCCCACATCGGTTACGGCCTGATCAACCTGTTCTTCCTGATCGGCAATGTCGTCGCGGTGCTGCTCGTCGATCGGCTCGGGCGACGCCCGATTCTGATCTGGGGGTTCGTGCTCTCCGGTCTCGGTTTGCTCTTCCTCGCGATCAAACCGGACGCCGGCCTGTGGGTGATCGCCTTCGCGTTCGCGATCTACGCACTGTTCAACGGCGGACCCTCCATCCTCGAATGGATCTCCCCCAACGAACTGTTCCCCACCGAGGTGCGGGCCACCGCCGTCGGCCTGTGCACGGGAATCAGCCGGATCGGCGCGGCGATCGGCACGTTCGCCACCCCGTGGGCGCTGTCCACCCTCGGACTCTCCGCCACGATGTACATCGCCGGAGTGGGCGCTCTCGTCAGCTTCCTCATGGCCCCGGAGACCCGGGGACGGATCTGA
- a CDS encoding amino acid-binding protein, whose translation MNDAVREPGVHVNACEACGRLPHPRRVRLALAKLCAVFPVELLLHALVIHVHASYLITVAVLTVTTTVLVIWVVEPSAMRLLGGWLHGPPRGEHGHLATGQTLWRIRVRVSDRPGQLESLARNLAELDANILTVHVHHLDGGSLDELIVGACRDTSPDALSKAVRAGGGHDVGIWPASALALIDGQTKALTLATRVAADPSELPLSIAELLGAQYVDSRVSDPPPAAARVEIPTGEGEALVFVRSADEPFTPAENARARRLGELAQKIRGMTDAVGPAPAQFATDTTRLP comes from the coding sequence ATGAACGATGCCGTGCGAGAACCCGGAGTTCACGTCAATGCGTGCGAGGCATGCGGCCGGCTGCCGCATCCGCGCCGCGTCCGTCTGGCGCTGGCGAAGCTGTGCGCCGTGTTTCCCGTCGAACTGTTGCTTCACGCCTTGGTCATTCATGTTCACGCCTCCTATCTGATCACCGTCGCGGTCCTCACCGTCACCACGACGGTGCTGGTGATCTGGGTGGTCGAACCGTCCGCGATGCGGCTCCTCGGCGGGTGGCTGCACGGCCCTCCCCGCGGTGAGCACGGCCACCTGGCGACCGGCCAGACGCTCTGGCGTATCCGTGTCCGGGTGAGCGATCGCCCGGGGCAGCTGGAATCGCTGGCCCGCAACCTCGCGGAGCTGGACGCGAACATCCTGACCGTGCACGTCCATCACCTCGACGGCGGTTCGCTCGACGAATTGATCGTCGGGGCCTGCAGGGACACGTCACCGGACGCCCTGTCGAAGGCCGTCCGCGCCGGCGGCGGCCACGACGTCGGTATCTGGCCCGCGTCGGCGCTCGCCCTGATCGACGGCCAGACCAAGGCGTTGACGTTGGCGACTCGGGTGGCGGCCGATCCGTCCGAACTTCCGCTGTCCATCGCGGAACTCCTCGGTGCCCAGTACGTCGATTCGCGTGTGAGCGACCCTCCCCCAGCGGCGGCGCGGGTGGAGATCCCGACCGGTGAGGGCGAGGCACTGGTCTTCGTCCGGTCGGCGGACGAGCCGTTCACGCCCGCCGAGAACGCCCGCGCCCGTCGCCTCGGTGAGCTGGCGCAGAAGATCCGGGGAATGACGGACGCTGTCGGCCCTGCTCCAGCACAATTCGCTACCGACACAACACGACTTCCGTGA
- a CDS encoding helicase associated domain-containing protein, with the protein MRDNRSTASALQLYCAFRQHHPRSVIPSDYVTECGFRLGRWQDRQRVARMLGTLPPQRIQQLDAIGFLWSDDAVPLPAVSPADGKRRRMLTAIAAYREEHGNALVPANYVTPDGEQVGQWLYRAVKKWRADALPDDERRPLAVLGVSPGPRPRGPRTSAQRAG; encoded by the coding sequence ATGCGAGACAACCGGTCCACAGCCTCCGCCCTGCAGCTCTACTGCGCTTTTCGGCAGCACCATCCGCGCAGCGTAATCCCCTCCGACTACGTCACCGAGTGCGGATTCCGACTGGGACGGTGGCAGGACCGGCAGCGCGTGGCGCGCATGCTGGGCACCCTGCCGCCCCAACGCATCCAGCAACTCGATGCGATCGGATTTCTCTGGAGCGACGACGCGGTCCCCCTTCCCGCAGTGTCACCGGCCGACGGCAAGCGGCGACGCATGCTCACCGCCATCGCCGCATACCGCGAAGAGCACGGCAATGCACTCGTTCCCGCGAACTACGTCACCCCCGACGGTGAACAGGTGGGTCAGTGGCTCTACCGGGCCGTGAAGAAGTGGCGAGCGGATGCGCTGCCGGACGACGAGCGTCGTCCCCTCGCCGTTCTCGGGGTGTCCCCCGGTCCACGACCGCGTGGTCCGCGAACGTCGGCACAGCGCGCCGGATAG
- a CDS encoding MFS transporter, which translates to MPLGLLALAMGGFGIGLTEFVIMGLLPEVSADFQVSESVAGYLISGYALSVAVGAIVITAAVTRFDRKRILQALMVLFIGGNLLSALAPTYEVMMGGRVLAALCHGAFFGIGSVLAADLVPASKRAGAIATMFAGLTVANVLGVPFGTFLGQQFGWRSTFWAITVIGVVALIGIATLVPSMSRTEDAPKSGGLRNELRAFRSPQVWFSIVVTILGFGGMFGAFTYIAFTLTEVGGFASSSVPWLLVLFGGGLFVGNFLGGRAADRALTRTLMTILAVLTVVLVVFALAAGSKPMTIGALFFMGAFGFATVPGLQMRIMNYAAQAPTMASGANIAAFNVGNALGAWLGGITIAAGLGFTSPIWMGAALTVAALGVLGVATALDRRSKDQQAEEDPVVVPV; encoded by the coding sequence ATGCCACTGGGTCTGCTCGCCCTCGCAATGGGCGGCTTCGGGATCGGTCTCACCGAATTCGTCATCATGGGGTTGCTGCCGGAGGTGTCGGCCGATTTCCAGGTGAGCGAGTCGGTGGCCGGTTACCTCATCTCGGGCTATGCCCTCTCGGTCGCCGTCGGGGCGATCGTCATCACCGCAGCGGTCACCCGCTTCGATCGCAAACGTATTCTCCAGGCGTTGATGGTGCTGTTCATCGGCGGCAATCTGCTGTCGGCCCTGGCCCCGACCTACGAGGTCATGATGGGCGGACGCGTCCTCGCGGCTCTGTGCCACGGCGCGTTCTTCGGCATCGGCTCGGTGCTCGCCGCCGACCTCGTGCCCGCGAGCAAGCGGGCCGGCGCCATCGCGACGATGTTCGCGGGACTGACGGTCGCCAACGTGCTCGGCGTCCCGTTCGGCACGTTCCTCGGCCAGCAGTTCGGGTGGCGGTCCACGTTCTGGGCCATCACGGTGATCGGCGTCGTGGCTCTGATCGGTATCGCGACGCTCGTGCCATCGATGTCCCGTACCGAGGACGCGCCGAAATCAGGCGGTCTGCGGAACGAATTGCGGGCCTTCCGGTCTCCTCAGGTGTGGTTCTCGATCGTGGTCACGATCCTCGGATTCGGCGGCATGTTCGGCGCCTTCACGTACATCGCGTTCACGCTCACCGAGGTTGGCGGATTCGCATCCAGCAGCGTCCCGTGGCTCCTCGTCCTCTTCGGCGGCGGCCTGTTCGTCGGCAACTTCCTCGGTGGACGCGCCGCGGACAGGGCGCTCACCCGCACTCTGATGACGATCCTCGCCGTGCTCACGGTCGTGCTCGTCGTATTCGCACTTGCCGCGGGCAGCAAACCGATGACGATCGGTGCCCTGTTCTTCATGGGCGCGTTCGGTTTCGCGACCGTCCCCGGACTGCAGATGCGCATCATGAACTACGCGGCACAGGCCCCGACCATGGCGTCCGGTGCGAACATCGCCGCCTTCAACGTGGGCAACGCGCTCGGGGCGTGGCTCGGCGGCATCACCATCGCCGCCGGACTCGGCTTCACGTCCCCGATCTGGATGGGAGCGGCCCTCACCGTCGCCGCGCTCGGCGTTCTCGGTGTCGCTACCGCGCTCGACCGACGGTCGAAAGACCAGCAGGCCGAGGAGGATCCGGTGGTGGTGCCGGTCTGA
- a CDS encoding MarR family winged helix-turn-helix transcriptional regulator, whose translation MAVADDAVEIRSQGWRTLAALHGLLEAELERALQRGHDLSVVEYTVLDALSRQDGWHMRMAQLARAAALSSSATTRLVNRLENRGLLTRILCDDDRRGIYTELTPAGRAALDEARPTHDATLESALDRAAEIPELAHLARALHELPA comes from the coding sequence ATGGCAGTCGCTGACGACGCCGTCGAGATCCGGTCGCAGGGATGGCGCACACTCGCAGCCCTGCACGGACTGCTCGAGGCGGAACTCGAGCGGGCTCTGCAGCGAGGCCACGACCTCTCGGTGGTCGAGTACACGGTGCTCGACGCGCTCAGCCGCCAGGACGGCTGGCACATGCGCATGGCCCAGCTCGCCCGCGCGGCGGCACTGAGCAGCAGCGCCACCACCAGGCTGGTGAACCGGCTGGAGAACCGCGGACTGCTCACGCGCATTCTCTGCGACGACGATCGTCGCGGGATCTACACAGAGCTCACACCCGCAGGCCGGGCCGCATTGGACGAGGCGCGTCCCACCCACGACGCCACCCTGGAGTCGGCCCTGGACCGGGCCGCCGAGATTCCCGAGCTCGCCCACCTCGCCCGCGCCCTGCACGAGCTCCCCGCGTAG
- the thpD gene encoding ectoine hydroxylase: MTQVAEVQGDTNRHDRYPTRIAAEPSMLQRNEPAVWGRPADGPFDAAAVAGHESRGYTVLENVLDAGEVMSCREELDRLSRDPAMRDSGRVITERGTDEVRSVFDVHRRSDVVAELIRDGRILDRARQLLGSDVYIHQSRINSMPGFKGTGFYWHSDFETWHAEDGLPAPRAVSCSITLTENYPFNGSLMVMPGSHTRFVQCVGATPDDNYTSSLVAQEVGVPRREDVTRMAAEFGIDQFTGAAGTALWFDSNVMHGSGNNITPYPRSNLFLVFNSVENTLVEPFAAPRPRPEYIASRDFTPLS, translated from the coding sequence ATGACTCAGGTAGCTGAGGTTCAAGGAGACACCAACCGTCACGATCGCTACCCGACTCGGATCGCCGCCGAGCCGTCGATGCTCCAACGCAACGAACCGGCCGTGTGGGGGAGGCCCGCGGACGGGCCCTTCGATGCGGCGGCCGTCGCCGGACACGAATCCCGCGGCTACACAGTCCTCGAGAACGTCCTGGATGCGGGCGAAGTGATGTCCTGCCGGGAGGAACTCGACCGGCTGTCCCGGGATCCGGCCATGCGCGACAGCGGGCGCGTCATCACCGAACGCGGCACCGACGAGGTCCGCTCCGTCTTCGACGTGCACCGGCGCAGCGACGTGGTTGCCGAACTGATCCGCGACGGCCGTATTCTCGACCGCGCACGCCAACTGCTCGGCTCCGACGTCTACATCCATCAGAGCCGGATCAACTCGATGCCCGGTTTCAAAGGCACCGGCTTCTACTGGCACTCGGACTTCGAGACCTGGCACGCAGAGGACGGTCTCCCCGCTCCGCGGGCCGTCAGCTGCTCGATCACGCTCACCGAGAACTACCCGTTCAACGGGTCGCTGATGGTGATGCCCGGTTCGCACACGCGGTTCGTCCAGTGCGTCGGCGCCACCCCTGACGACAACTACACGTCGTCGCTCGTCGCGCAGGAGGTCGGGGTTCCGCGTCGGGAGGACGTGACCCGGATGGCCGCGGAGTTCGGGATCGACCAGTTCACCGGTGCGGCCGGCACCGCGCTGTGGTTCGACTCCAACGTCATGCACGGGTCGGGCAACAACATCACGCCCTACCCGCGGTCGAACCTCTTCCTGGTGTTCAACAGTGTCGAGAACACGCTCGTCGAGCCGTTCGCGGCGCCGCGTCCGCGGCCAGAGTACATCGCGTCACGCGACTTCACACCCCTGTCCTGA
- a CDS encoding GntR family transcriptional regulator, producing MALTDLEPVSRQSTAEFIADRLRVAIMKGALEPGAQLGEAELAAHFQVSRGPLREAMQRLVSEGILHSIRHRGIFVTELTLDDVVDVYRSRSVIERGALEMILDDGRREATYLALEPVVLVMQAAADRGDAAAVSDADQQFHQILVESAESPRLIRAARTLLIETRMCLGALQTTYDDIREQAQEHKTLREAIRTGTAGEVQKLLAEHLDDAVQRLRADQKTLSS from the coding sequence ATGGCTCTGACTGACCTGGAACCCGTCAGTCGTCAATCGACTGCCGAATTCATCGCGGACCGCCTGCGGGTCGCCATCATGAAGGGTGCGCTCGAACCGGGTGCACAGCTGGGCGAGGCGGAACTGGCCGCGCACTTCCAGGTCTCGCGCGGGCCGCTGCGCGAAGCCATGCAGCGGCTCGTGTCCGAGGGCATCCTGCACAGCATTCGTCACCGCGGTATCTTCGTGACGGAGCTGACCCTCGACGACGTCGTCGACGTCTACCGCAGCCGGTCGGTCATCGAGCGCGGTGCCCTCGAGATGATCCTCGACGACGGACGGCGGGAAGCCACGTACCTCGCGCTCGAACCCGTCGTGCTCGTCATGCAGGCCGCGGCCGATCGCGGCGACGCCGCCGCCGTCTCGGACGCCGACCAGCAGTTCCACCAGATCCTGGTGGAGAGCGCGGAGAGCCCACGGCTCATTCGCGCGGCGCGGACGCTGCTGATCGAGACCCGGATGTGCCTGGGTGCGTTGCAGACCACCTATGACGACATCCGCGAGCAGGCGCAGGAACACAAAACGCTGCGTGAGGCGATTCGCACGGGTACAGCTGGAGAGGTGCAGAAACTGCTCGCCGAGCACCTGGACGACGCCGTCCAGCGGCTGCGCGCCGATCAGAAGACGCTGTCGTCGTAG
- a CDS encoding aspartate/glutamate racemase family protein produces the protein MTSTPTPTVGFIYPDHAAEDDYPFAAEMLGVDLPVVHIYGTDLHAVPELLDLGSPEKLAGGAALLADEKPDAVVWACTSGSFVYGPDGAKQQAETLAAATGVPTSSTSFAFVNALHALGITRVAVAASYPEDVATLFVEFLAAAGIEVLSMSSAGIDTAAEVGRLTPERVVELAVENDHPDAEALLIPDTAMRTLGALSTLEQRLGKPVLTANQVTIWEGLRLAGHTAVQPSLGILFEKGHSHGSD, from the coding sequence ATGACCAGCACGCCGACGCCCACTGTGGGTTTCATCTACCCCGATCACGCCGCGGAGGACGACTACCCCTTCGCCGCGGAGATGCTCGGAGTGGATCTGCCGGTCGTGCACATCTACGGCACCGACCTGCACGCCGTGCCCGAACTGCTGGACCTCGGAAGCCCCGAGAAGCTGGCGGGCGGGGCCGCGCTCCTCGCCGACGAGAAGCCGGACGCGGTCGTGTGGGCGTGCACGTCGGGCAGCTTCGTCTACGGACCCGACGGTGCGAAGCAGCAGGCCGAGACCCTCGCCGCGGCCACGGGTGTGCCCACGTCCAGCACCAGCTTCGCGTTCGTCAACGCCCTGCACGCCCTGGGGATTACCCGGGTGGCCGTGGCCGCGAGCTACCCGGAGGACGTCGCCACGCTGTTCGTCGAATTCCTCGCCGCCGCCGGCATCGAGGTGCTGTCGATGTCGAGCGCGGGTATCGACACCGCCGCCGAGGTGGGCCGGCTCACCCCGGAACGCGTCGTGGAACTCGCCGTGGAGAACGACCACCCCGACGCCGAGGCCCTGCTCATCCCCGACACTGCGATGAGGACGCTGGGGGCGCTGAGTACTCTCGAGCAGCGCCTCGGCAAGCCGGTACTCACGGCAAACCAGGTCACCATCTGGGAAGGCCTGCGTCTTGCGGGCCACACGGCGGTGCAACCGTCGTTGGGAATTCTGTTCGAGAAAGGCCACAGTCATGGCTCTGACTGA
- a CDS encoding Asp/Glu/hydantoin racemase has protein sequence MLELNIPEFEGPIAQRGIGVIAPFDLALERELWRWAPLEVSLHLARTPYEPVPVSLEMAELVSERRHLMAATRDVLHVEPEVVAYLCTSGSFIKGLEYERTLCDAICEAGAQHAVTTSGALVEAIEHLELSRLSVITPYDAPLTERLHAFLNEAGAEVVRSDHLGLGGGIWKVNYRTIAERIIAADDPRSEAIFVSCTNLPTYDVIAPLERELGKPVLTANQLTIWACLGRMKLPMTGPGKWLRNVF, from the coding sequence GTGTTGGAACTGAACATTCCGGAATTCGAGGGCCCGATCGCGCAACGGGGGATCGGCGTAATCGCCCCGTTCGACCTGGCGCTCGAACGAGAGTTGTGGCGTTGGGCTCCCCTCGAGGTGAGCCTGCACCTGGCGCGCACGCCCTACGAACCCGTGCCCGTCAGTCTGGAGATGGCCGAACTCGTGTCCGAGCGAAGACACCTCATGGCTGCCACACGCGACGTCCTGCACGTGGAGCCCGAGGTCGTGGCCTATCTGTGCACGTCCGGGAGTTTCATCAAGGGTCTCGAATACGAGCGCACCCTGTGCGACGCGATCTGCGAGGCCGGCGCCCAGCACGCGGTCACCACGTCCGGCGCGCTGGTGGAGGCGATCGAGCACCTCGAGCTGAGCAGGCTGTCGGTGATCACGCCCTACGACGCCCCGCTGACCGAACGGCTGCACGCGTTCCTGAACGAGGCCGGCGCCGAGGTGGTGCGCTCCGACCATCTCGGCCTCGGCGGCGGCATCTGGAAGGTCAACTACCGCACGATCGCCGAGCGGATCATCGCCGCCGACGACCCCCGATCGGAGGCGATCTTCGTGAGCTGTACGAACCTGCCGACCTACGACGTGATCGCCCCACTCGAACGCGAACTCGGCAAACCGGTCCTCACGGCCAACCAGCTCACGATCTGGGCCTGTCTCGGCCGGATGAAGCTACCCATGACGGGACCCGGCAAATGGCTCCGCAACGTGTTCTGA
- a CDS encoding D-2-hydroxyacid dehydrogenase has product MSRNPIVAVLHAHVLPSDELMAPVASRAEVRYTDKAGLSAALDGADVLFLYDFLTDAVPGAWHAADSLQWLHIAAAGVDPVMFPEARDSDVTITNSRGVFDGAIAEYVLAQVLSFAKDLPGSLRLQRSHTWQHRESERIAGRTVLVVGTGPIGRAVARLLRAAGMQVSGSGRTARDADPDFGTVTAAEDLPSALAVADYVIAVAPLTDQTRHMFRDSTFAAMKPGARFVNVGRGELVRTDDLVAALRAGTIAGAALDVVDAEPLATGHPLWDMPNVSITPHNSGDFAGWRDALVTVFTDNFERWVAGYPLENVVDKHLGYVPSR; this is encoded by the coding sequence GTGAGTCGGAACCCGATCGTCGCGGTGCTACATGCCCACGTCCTGCCGAGCGACGAACTCATGGCACCGGTCGCGTCCCGTGCCGAAGTTCGCTACACCGACAAGGCGGGTTTGAGTGCTGCCCTGGACGGCGCGGACGTCCTCTTCCTCTACGACTTCCTGACCGATGCGGTGCCGGGAGCCTGGCACGCGGCCGACTCCCTGCAGTGGCTGCACATCGCCGCCGCCGGCGTCGACCCCGTGATGTTTCCCGAGGCCCGCGACAGCGACGTCACGATCACCAACTCCCGTGGCGTGTTCGACGGGGCGATCGCGGAGTACGTCCTCGCGCAGGTGCTCTCCTTCGCGAAGGATCTGCCGGGTTCGCTCCGCCTGCAGCGGTCCCACACGTGGCAGCATCGCGAGTCCGAGCGGATCGCGGGCCGGACCGTCCTCGTCGTCGGTACCGGACCCATCGGTCGCGCCGTCGCCCGTCTCCTGCGGGCCGCGGGAATGCAGGTCAGCGGCTCGGGTCGGACCGCACGGGACGCCGACCCCGACTTCGGAACGGTCACCGCAGCGGAAGACCTCCCTTCCGCGCTCGCCGTCGCCGACTACGTGATCGCGGTGGCACCGCTCACCGACCAGACGCGGCACATGTTCCGCGACTCGACGTTCGCCGCGATGAAGCCGGGCGCACGGTTCGTCAACGTGGGTCGTGGTGAACTCGTCCGCACCGACGACCTCGTGGCCGCTCTGCGAGCGGGGACGATCGCCGGCGCCGCACTCGACGTGGTCGACGCCGAACCGCTCGCCACAGGCCATCCGCTCTGGGACATGCCGAATGTCTCGATCACGCCCCACAATTCGGGCGATTTCGCCGGTTGGCGAGATGCCCTCGTTACAGTTTTCACCGACAATTTCGAACGCTGGGTAGCGGGGTACCCGCTGGAGAACGTAGTAGACAAACACCTCGGGTACGTACCGAGCCGTTGA
- a CDS encoding amidase — protein MNPTDMTAVELVTAYSSGELSPVEATQAILDAIDERDRVINSYCLVDGERALAQARKSEERWNTGYSKGLLDGVPISIKDVFLTDGWPTLRGSQAIDENQPWDVDSPVAARLREDGMVFLGKTTTPEIAWKAVTDSALCGITRNPIDATKTAGGSSGGSAAAVAAGLGPCSVGTDGGGSVRIPASFCGVVGFKPTHGRIPLFPASPFGPLAHAGPLTRTVEDAALLMDIMSLPDPRDPTSLAPFPTTFRGEIGRDVVGLGVAYSPTLGYVTVDPEVRAIVDRAVQAIDAAGLPVTAADPGFSDPIDAFELLWAAGAAAMLKNFPDGARDKVDPGLGKVWERGEKFSAVEYLDARAVAADIGITMGKFHLTHNVLLTPTVPIPAFEAGYDVPPGSDFTSWPQWTPFTYPFNLTQQPAISIPVGRTAAGLPVGLQITGPRHSDDLVLAVARYAEHVLG, from the coding sequence ATGAATCCCACCGACATGACCGCCGTCGAACTGGTCACGGCCTACTCGTCCGGAGAGTTGTCGCCGGTGGAAGCGACGCAGGCGATTCTCGACGCCATCGACGAACGGGATCGTGTCATCAACTCCTACTGCCTCGTCGACGGGGAGCGGGCGCTCGCGCAGGCACGGAAGTCCGAGGAGCGCTGGAACACCGGGTACTCCAAGGGTCTGCTCGACGGCGTCCCCATCTCGATCAAGGACGTCTTCCTCACCGACGGCTGGCCCACGCTCCGCGGGTCGCAGGCCATCGACGAGAACCAGCCGTGGGACGTCGACAGTCCCGTCGCCGCCCGGCTCCGCGAGGACGGCATGGTGTTCCTCGGCAAGACCACCACCCCCGAGATCGCGTGGAAGGCCGTCACCGACAGCGCCCTGTGCGGCATCACCCGCAACCCCATTGACGCCACGAAGACGGCGGGTGGGTCCTCGGGTGGCAGCGCCGCGGCGGTCGCGGCCGGCCTCGGCCCGTGCTCCGTCGGCACCGACGGCGGCGGCAGCGTGCGGATTCCCGCCTCGTTCTGCGGCGTCGTCGGGTTCAAACCCACCCACGGTCGCATTCCCCTGTTCCCGGCGAGTCCGTTCGGACCGCTGGCCCACGCCGGTCCCCTCACCCGCACCGTCGAGGACGCGGCGCTGCTGATGGACATCATGTCGCTGCCCGACCCGCGCGACCCGACGTCCCTCGCCCCGTTCCCGACCACCTTCCGCGGCGAGATCGGCCGCGACGTCGTCGGACTCGGAGTTGCCTACTCCCCGACGCTCGGCTATGTGACGGTCGACCCGGAGGTCCGGGCGATCGTCGACCGAGCCGTGCAGGCCATCGACGCCGCAGGGCTGCCGGTCACCGCCGCCGACCCCGGCTTCAGCGACCCGATCGACGCCTTCGAACTGCTGTGGGCGGCCGGGGCGGCGGCGATGCTGAAGAACTTCCCGGACGGGGCACGCGACAAGGTCGACCCGGGTCTCGGCAAGGTCTGGGAACGGGGCGAGAAGTTCAGCGCGGTCGAATATCTCGACGCTCGCGCGGTCGCCGCGGACATCGGCATCACGATGGGCAAATTCCATCTGACGCACAACGTCCTGCTCACACCCACCGTCCCCATCCCGGCTTTCGAGGCAGGCTACGACGTTCCGCCGGGCAGCGATTTCACCAGCTGGCCGCAGTGGACACCGTTCACCTACCCGTTCAACCTCACGCAGCAGCCGGCCATCAGCATCCCCGTCGGCCGGACCGCGGCGGGTCTGCCGGTCGGCTTGCAGATCACCGGGCCCCGGCACTCCGACGACCTGGTTCTCGCGGTGGCGAGATACGCCGAACACGTCCTGGGGTAG